The Corylus avellana chromosome ca11, CavTom2PMs-1.0 genome contains the following window.
AACCGGCCGGTGCAACCATCCTGCGAATTCTGCACCTTGGCTGCATTATTCTCAAACAATTGGTCCCTCACCACATTATGCAGCCGGCTAAAGAGCTCATTCCTCAACGCATCGAAAGCCAAATCCAACCTCTCCACCATCTCCAGCGCGCTCTTGTTGTACATGAACAATCCGTAGTACAAATGAAAGCTGTCTCCGGCGGTGTTCTCCACCAAGTCCAAAAATTTCTCGTAACCCTTTGTGTTAATGGGCGTCGACTCCAAGCTCAGCATCTGCAGCACCCTGCCCACCGTGTGGGTGATGAACTGCGACCCCGCCGCGTGCTTGTCGTGCTCGGCGCAGCTCATCTCCACCATTTTGCAACCTTCTCTCGCGAAGACGTTGAGGAATTTCTCGCACCGGGAAATTTTGGGTTTTTCGTTGCCGATTCGAACTTTCTCGTAGACAAAGAAGCGGCCGCTCCAGCTGTGCCTGGCGCTCTGGGGCCCGAACATTGGGTGCGAGCAAATCAAGTCGAAATCGGGGGGCAAAAGGTCGAGCAGGAGGTCTCTGGGGAACTCTTTGACGGAAAGAACGTCGACGAACAATGTACTGCGCTTGAATCGGTGGAGGGGGAGGGAGGAGAGGACCCGTTGGGTGGAAATTATGGAGGTGCAGAGGAGGATGACTTCTGGGTGTTCTTCGCAGAGGTCGTGGGGGTCGGAGAAGAAGGAGACTCCGAGGGTCTTGGCGGTTTGGGAGTGGTCGGAGCGAGAGTGGGCGAGGACGGTGTGGCCTTGGCTGACCAGGGTTGTCGCCAGGAACTGCCCGAAGTTGCCGAAGCCGATGATGGCGATTTTGAGGTGCTGGCTACTCTGGAAATGGGCTGCCGCCAGCTTCGACTCATAGTCGAGCAGCTGGTGGGCGTCGACGGCTCGCACGCGGAAAGGTCGGCGGCGCCGAAGACAGAAGTCGGCGGCGGCGTGTTTGGAAGGCAGAGAGTGGTGCAGAGGGCAGAGAGAACAGAGAGAGGGTTTgggcggtggcggtggtggtgaAAGTGAAGGTGAAGGGTGGCGGTTGAGAGGGGAGAAAGAGAGCATTGTGGTGTTTAATATCTCAGGGGAAAAGGGTGTTAGGTTCTGAGACTTCTAAGCCCAACAGAGGGAGAATCAAAGCAAGCTCTTGCGTCTTCCAAGTTCCTACAACTACAAGGTGGCTCCATTGCATTTCATGGAACCAACGTGCttcttttttaatacaaaaaggGAAATCACACTATACCCCCAAGTTTTGGGGCAATCTTCAATTTGacctttaatatttcaatttttgcaattcaactcctaaacttctaaatttttacaattcGACCAATGTTATCTTAAAATTCTTATATTGctcctaattttttataaaattttttaaaaaaaattagctgtGGCCATAGCCACCCCTTCACTATTTAGCCATTTTTGctccctcatttttttttttttatataaaaaattagggggtaatattgaaatttttggataaaattggtcgaattgcaaaaatttagaagtttagggggtgtattgcaaaaattgaaacattagagatcgaattgaaaatcacCCCAAACTTCGAAagagtaaaatgtaattttcccataaaaaataaatgccaGATCAGCAAATGCGTGTTTGtttcataggaaaaaaaaaatgaagcttcaAAGAAAATCTATTTACATGTTTTCTACATCATCAAACACGAATGACGAATGGTTCCAAGATTTGCACGAAAAGGAAGAGGATTTTAGGTTGATGGAGAAGAGCCTGTTTTAGGACCTTATGAAAGTGATGGTTTTTCTTTGCCACCTTTGTTTTTATGAGCTGGATGGTGCTTTCGGTTACGAGGAATAAATTCTAGGGTTAAACACTTGTGTTGTATACGTAATTTAATGTGAGATGATTAAATGGGATccttagttttaaaaaaatag
Protein-coding sequences here:
- the LOC132165126 gene encoding arogenate dehydrogenase 2, chloroplastic, producing the protein MLSFSPLNRHPSPSLSPPPPPPKPSLCSLCPLHHSLPSKHAAADFCLRRRRPFRVRAVDAHQLLDYESKLAAAHFQSSQHLKIAIIGFGNFGQFLATTLVSQGHTVLAHSRSDHSQTAKTLGVSFFSDPHDLCEEHPEVILLCTSIISTQRVLSSLPLHRFKRSTLFVDVLSVKEFPRDLLLDLLPPDFDLICSHPMFGPQSARHSWSGRFFVYEKVRIGNEKPKISRCEKFLNVFAREGCKMVEMSCAEHDKHAAGSQFITHTVGRVLQMLSLESTPINTKGYEKFLDLVENTAGDSFHLYYGLFMYNKSALEMVERLDLAFDALRNELFSRLHNVVRDQLFENNAAKVQNSQDGCTGRLLKWSLQPGNGAALPSSSSLTLR